The genomic region ATTTCCTACGTATTAGCAGATATATTATTATTGCTACGAGAATTATTATTATAATAGTCTCGGGCAAATTGTATGGTACTGTATGAACTATAGTCTTAGTGATGATAGATGTAGATAACACGGTATGAATCGAAGTTATATACGAAGTCACATACTCTGTTATGGTAGTAGTACATATTATAGTTACAGTGACTGTTATTGTTGTTACATTATATGGTTGCTGAGCTTTAATAATGGATGTAGGTAAGTAAGGGAATATGGCTAATATTATTAAAATCAAAGAGATCAAAATGACCCTATATTTTACCATAACTCGTAACCACTCCCATATTGTTGACCTCCAACATTGGCTCCTATTACTATTTTACCAAGTTTCAGAGGCTTTATTTGAATCGATGATGGTACACTCTCATATCCACTAAACCCGTTATTAGTAGGAGTGCATGTTTGAGGAGTAGGACCGTAAACGTATCCATGAGGCCATAGTTCGGAACTCCAAGGAGTTATTAACCAATTTGCAGTAATGATTTCAAATGCGTTATCTCCACTTATTTTGGATAAAGCTTCTTCACTTTTTGTAAAACCTTCTAAAATGCCTCCAATTGGTGTAGCAACTTTACCTGGATCAGTTAATTTAAATATTGTATATAATATTTTGGTTTGCCAATCAACTACATATAGCCAAACTTCATTTGTATTTTCTTTAGGAATTAATCTTATTCCTAGCTCATATAAGCTATCTGGTTTTGGTCTGAAAAGCTCGTTATTTACAGCAAAAGGTCCGCAACTTAATCCGCAGAATAACTGTGGATTAGTTGAACCAGCGGAAACATGCCAGCCCCATTCTGGATGATATCCTAAAGATACTTGATAAAAATATCCAGTAGAAGTAGTTAATGAAGGCCATATAACAATTAAGCAATCTAAGTCCTCTAATTTTTTCGGAGTTTTGATTATTATAAATCCGCCATAAATAGTCTTATTGGGTTGCGGGCTCTCAATTCCGTACTGCCACGAGCAAGGTGTACATATTACTTGTGACCTAGAAATAATGGAGGAGGGCAATTTATCTAATAATGTAACGGATACAATACTAGATCCTAACAATTTTATAAAATCTCTTCTCTTAACTTTCATATATAATGGTAAAATAAATTTAATATAAAACCTTTTCGTAAAGAAATATGTCTGAGATATTATAGAAATATATTATATTTCAAATATATAAAATAAAGTTTCCTAATTGATACTATATAAACTTATCTAATAAATATGCTTAGGAATTAAAGTGACTTCCTCGTAAAATTTATGAGCATTTTATGTAAAAGACGGTATAGACATCAATTATATCTCAAAATCATAGTATAGATAGTATTAATACAAATATATCACTAAATAATAAAATACAAATATATAAGTATTATATAATGACCTATTAAAATAACTTTTAAAAATAAATTTATCGAGCATTAACTCGTGAGAAGTAAAAATGTTATATAAAAAGAGTAGATTATATGCCTCAATTTTGGTAATTATAGTAATGCTAGGATTTTATCTACCTACTATTAATGGGTTCAATGTAATAACGCATTCCGCACTTACGGATAAAATAACTAATGGCACATGGGTTTGGGCACCCGAAGCTCCTCCTACTCCTGGGGGAATATATTGGAATTTCTGGTCACCTACTAATTTAGTTTTAGGATTCTTCCAATACTTACCATTGGCTGTTTATGTGCATAATGATCATCAGTTCATACCTATCTTAGCAACTAACTGGACGTGGAATGGAAACGAACTAATAGTAACGCTTAGACATCCATATTACTGGGATACAGTAAACGGACCAAAGCCATTTACTGCCTGGGACGTATGGACTACTTATATGATAGGAATAAGATTATTCGGATGGTACTCAAACTATGGATTATATAATGTAACTGTAATAAATAATTATACTGTAGCGTTTTGGTTTAAAGGAATTTATTGGAAAAACTTAGATAGAACGGCAGCTATAGTCTTAGCATCTTATATAGGAGCCCCATATTTCCAATTTGGTAAATATGCTAAAATACTGGCAACTCTAAATACGTCAAATTTAGCATTAAGCAGTTATCTAAGCAACCTAACTAGCTATATAGAATCTCTAAATGTAACTCCTACAAGTAATGGATTCTATTTCCCTAACGTCTCTAGTATTAACGACGAACTAATGTGCTGGGTAGCAAATCCATATTTCGAGCAGGCATTTCCTAACTCGTCTATAAAATACTATCCTAAAATGATAACTTATTGGTCCAGTGGTAACACTCAAACTTATAACTTTTTAGAAGGTGGTCTATTAGGCTACTGCGTTACTGCAATACCATATAGCATATACGAAACAATAAAATCTGAGGGATATATAATATACATGGCATGTACCTATGGTGGCGTAGGATTTTATCTTAATCCTCAAATATACCCATTTAATAATCCAATAGTAAGACAAGCTTTATACTATGCCATAAACACTACAGAGCTTGCTGAGGCATATGCACCAGATTACATATCTGGTCCAACTAATTTTGCTGGAATTCCTTCTGGTTTCTTACCAGAGTTCCAGAAAATGATTCCTTCATCGTTTTTCCAAGGTCTTAATAATTATTCATATAATTTACAAAAGGCTACCCAGTTGCTAGAAGAAGCGGGATTGAAAAAAGTAAATGGTTATTGGGTCTTACCAAACGGATCTCAGTTAACAATAAGTATTATAGTACCATCAGGATTTACAGATTTTGTCGCATTATCACAAGAATTTGCTACGCAGCTAAACGCTTTCGGTATAAAAGCGCAGGTTTATGAATTATCTACGTCCGACTTTTATTCAGAGTTCTTCAGTGGAGATTTTGAAGCAGCACCGTTCTTTACACCATTTACAGATACTATAGATGCGTGGAGAATAGCCAGCATAATACCACAACCGCCGTTTAATTTATCAAAACCAACATGGTATATCTATAATGGTGAAAATTATACAATAAATGTATCACAAATAGTTATTCAAATGCATACTCTACAATATGGTTCTCCTCAGTATATAAATGATACAGGAAAGCTTATGGCGTGGTACAACTACTGGTTACCTGCTATTGCTGATGTACAAAAAGTAGAACCAGTAGAGCTTAATCCTTATGAAGCAAACTGGAATGCTATATTATCTACTCATAATCAAACCTTAATATCTACAATCTTATTCCCATTTATAGCATACGACTTTGAATATATGGGGCCAGTAATAGGTTTGCTAATGGGCTATATAGTACCGCCTGGCGTTACTCCACACTTGCCTACCTATGTAAAGCCAACTCCTCCTACGACTACTGTTTCCCCCTCAGTTGCACCTAAATCTAGTATATTACCAATAGTTGGAGGAATTTTAGTAGTAATAATAGTAGTAGCAGTTGTATTCACCATAATAAGAAGAAGAGGTAAACCGGAGTAATAAAAATGGCATAAAAATTAAGGTAGAATATTTTTTTAATATAAATTTATATTATGAAATTGTTAATAATAATGTCTAAGCGTTAATAGTTAAAATCGTCTTATTATTTTCAAGTGTGACTATCATTATTTCGATCCAAATTGATAACGCTCCGCTTTAGTACTTGCGCGCCCTTATAAGAGTCTTCCCAATCAGTTCATTCTTCTGCGAGTGAATAATTCCTCCCTTGCTGGATATAAATATCATTCCTAATTTTTTAGTTATCTTAGGCATCATTTGAGAGTCATGGACCGCAAATGATATTTATCGATAATATTATTATACGCTAGCCTAAATACATGTTATACCAAAATTAATAGATAAGATATAAAAATTTATATATATCCAATTAGATCAATCTTCATGATACCTAGAATTAGTGAAAACGAATTATGGAATAGGCTCAATAATCTTAAAAAGAAAATGGCAGAACTAAATTTAGATGCTATTTATCTAACTAATTTATCAAATATATTCTATTTAACGAATCTATACATTTTATCTACAGAAAGGCCATTTGTATTAGTTATACCAAAAGACGGTGAAATCACTCTTATATCACCATTACTTGAAAAAGATCATATTGAGACGATGACTAAAATTATAGGAAGAAAATACTTCTATTTTGATTTTCCAGGAGAGCCTCACGTTATATTATTTATTAGAGATAAGATCTTAGACTTAGCTAAAGAATACAATATAAAGAGACTTGGAATGGATAATTTAGCTGGGGCTCCGTCTTATTGGGGATACTATGGTCCATTACTGTCAGAAATACTGAGTAAAAATGGAATAGAAATTACTTCAATTAAAGACCTTATTGAAGAAATGAGAATTATAAAAGGAGAGGAGGAAATTAATTTAATTAAAATGAGTGGTTATTGGGCTTCTAAGGCGATTGAAATTGCAATGAATTATATTAAACCTGGGAAATATGATTGGGAGATCTCTCTTGAGGCCAGCTTAGAAGCTAGTAAGAAAATTAAAGAATACTTTGGAGAAGAATATAAACCAATTAAGTCTATTTATCCATTAGTAGTAGGTTTCAGAGGCCAAGTGGGTGAGTACTCTGCATTTCCTCACGTGTTATCAACTTATAGGAGAATAAAGGAAGGTGACATTTTAGGCATAGGATCGGGACCAGATATAGGAGGATATTCTGCAGAATTAGAAAGGACTCTATTTGTAAAATATGCTAATGATACTCATAAAAGTATGTACGAGAAAATGATGAAATTAAGAGAAACTGCTCTAAATGCTATTAAACCTTATGGTAATATAAAAGATGTAGATAAAGCTGTTAGAGAAAAAGCAAAAGAACTAGGGGTTCAAGAGTACTTACGCCATCATGTAGGCCATGGATTAGGTATAGAAGTCCACGAAAGACCGTTTATTGACATAGGATATGATGGTAAATTCTTACCGGGCATGGTATTCTCTGTAGAGCCAGGAATATATGTTCCCGGCTTAGGAGGGTACAGGCATTCTGATACAGTCTTGGTAAGAGAAAATGGAATAGAATTACTTACTAAATTTCCAGATAACTTAGAGGAATTAACGATAAAATAAATGTGATGAATAGAAAAGTTTAAAAATGTGAAGAAATATTATTATATATGGGTAATAATACTAATAGCTCAATCTCTGAAATTATGGATAATTTACAGAAAATACCTATTTCTACATGGTTATTTCTGGTAATTAGCGCAAGCTACTTTTTTGTCGAGTACGATTTGTTTGATTTAAGTTATGTACTTCCAGCAATAATTAGTACTTTTAAGATACCCTCAACATTAGCATCACTAGCTTTAACTAGTACATTTATAGGAGGAGTTATAGGCGAGCTAAGCGGTGGATATTTATCGGATAATTTTGGCAGAAAGTTCATGTTAATAATTGGATTAGTTACATATTCAATGGCAACGATTTTATCAGCGTTATCAGTAAACATCCTTATGCTAATTATAACAAGATTCTTTGTAGGTTGGGGGACTTACGTAGATTTTAATTCAGTTGTAACTTATTTGGCAGAAATGTCACCTAAACGTTCTAGGGGCAAAATAATTTCTTACTCTTCATCGATAGGTATAGCACTAGGAGCATTAGTAGTTATTGTCGTATCTTACTTGCTTGCTCCAATCCCAAATATAGGCTGGCGTTTAGTATTTATACTAGGAGGTATCGTTGGCATAACGTTTGCGGTTTTAAGAAAAGATTTACCAGAGTCTCCTAGATGGCTAGAGAAAAAAGGGAAATTAGATGAAGCTAAGTTAACTCTAGAAAAACTTCATATAAATATTCAAGAACCATTAATACCTTCTACTTATGATAATTCTCACAAATCATCATTCTCTAACTTGAAAATATTAGTAGATAAAAGCCATCTAAAATATTTCCTTATATTTTTATTCTCATGGATTATGTTTTATTCTGCTTTTGATGGTGAAGGTATAACTGTACCTACTATATTGACAGAGCATGGCTATACATTAGCTTCAACGCTAAGATTCTTTGTAGTTTCTGGCAGTGTAGCATTTGTATTCTATATTATTTCAGCACTTACTGCAGAAAAAACTCAAAGAAAGTACCTAGCTGCATTCCTAACCGGTATTTTCATGGCAATTTTAGGTACGTTATATAATGCTATTTTAATATATATATCTTTAGCATCACTATCTTCATTAGGTGCATTTATATTTCCTTATACATACCTGCTTACAGTAGAGCACTTCCCTACAGAAGTTAGGGCAACTGCTTTTGCTTTTACTGACGGAATAGCACATTTGTTATTAGCATTTATGCCAATAATAATCCTAACGGTTTCGGCTAAGTACGGATTCTTCAGTACTATGCTTATATTAGCTGTGATGATGATAGTTGGTGGAATATTATTACTATTTACTAAAGCAACTACGGGCAAAGCATTAGATGAAACTAGCAAGTAAAGGAATTACTCTGGTGTTTCCAGCCCTTCTAGTAAAGGCTTCCCTTTCATATTTGGTATAAACTTTAAGAAGAACATAAATGCTATTAGTTAGGTGAGCAGTTTCATAGAAAAATATTTTCAATATATAATACCATATAATAAAATAATTACAAAAATACAAATAAATAAATTGAGAGATCATGTGGTATATGTATAATTACTATAGTACATCATATTATAGTAATATCCTACAAATTCGTTATATTGGAAGCAGTGAATGTATGGTTGTACAAGGAAGTAATCGTCTGGAACTGGTAGCCAGACATAAGGTGCTTCATTATATATTATAGAATATGCTTTTGCCGTTAGTTCCTCTTGTAATGTTACATTTGTAATGAACGGTAGAGTATTATACATTGACTGGAGAGTAGGACAGTTAAACCATGCATGATCTATAGCTCCAAACTCTATATCAGTAATAGGCATTAATTCTTGGAATACCGGATCAGGCCAGTCGGGGAACCAACCTAAATCAAGTAGTTGTGGACTGTCATTAGGTGTATTAAAGGACGGTATTACCGATGGTAACACGTAGTACACTGTTGTTGCTATTCCTATTTGACTTAAATCATGAGATATTACCTCGAGCTCGTCCTGCTCAAGTTCGTTAACCGGAGCTAATGCATATAAGGAAAGCGGTGGCAATTGAGTTCCAGAAGGATTACCTAAAACAGTACCATTAGGTAGCACAACGTAAAAATCGCCTATATATCCAGCTTCATTCAAGTAATGCATTGCTAAGGAAGGATCATAATTATACATGCTAAGATTAGCCGGATCATAATAACCCTTACATTCTGGTGAAATAGGGCCTAAGAACTCACAAGCTAACGGTTTACCGTTATATGAGAATATTGATAATAATGCACTGTAATTAATTGCATGCTCTATTGCCAACCTAAAGTTTGTAATATTGGTCGGGAACTTCTGAGTATTCATGGCAATAAAGAGTACCCCAGGCTCAGCACCAAAGTTGACGAAAGTCGCATTTTCTGGAATTTCGTTATATGGCGGCGTTCCTAGTATTTGTGATAAGTATGGTATTGATATATACGAAATCTGTGCTTTATTCTTTACGAAGTCTTCAACTCTATCATTATGTGTTAGACCATAGTCGATTATTATATACTTTATGTGTGCAGGCTCAGCAACTGCCGGAACATTCTTTCCAACAGCCCAGTAGTTCGGATTAGCTTCTAATTCAATCGTTGAGAATCCCGGACAGACCTTAACTATAACGTAAGGACCGGTACCATTCATTCCATGCTCATTGATATATGAATTTACGGAATTAGGAACTACTCCTCCGTGCATGTCAACACAAACAGGATTAACAATAGCACCCCACCAACCTGCTAAAACAAGGGGTAAATATCTATACGGTTCTAATGTGTTTATTTCTACTTCATATGGTCCTTTCACTACTATTGCTTGGTTTGGATAACTCATTATCTTCTGTATTGTAGCATTGTTAGCGTTGAAATGAGAGAGTATTGACGCTAGAACTTCTGCTGTCAATGTGTAGTTACCAACAGTGTGTAATCCCGTTGCGTTCTCTATTGCGTAACATACTCCCCAAGGTATTGCATAACCGCTAACTGCGTAAACTGTTGAGTTAAATAGTAAACCGATATAGTTTGCAACTCCCGGTCCTTGACCCATTAATATAGTCCTATAGAGAGAGAACCAAACAGTTGAAGCATTAACTTGAACGCCATCAGAGAAATGGATGCACTGTCTTAAATAGAAGTAGTAATTCTGATAGTTAGGAGTTGTGTAATTCTCGGCAATTACTGGAACTACCTCGTGGTAATTTGAGCCGTTAAATTCAACAAGCTCTTGAAAAACAGCAGTAAACAAAGGACCGTCCTGCACAAAAAATCCGGTTGCTGGGTCTAGAGCGTCTGGTGGTGCAGTTTGTGCGACATCTGTTAGTTCATTAGGATTAGGTGGAGCTAGAGTAATAACTTTGGTTACAGCATGGTGATAATGTGAAGTCTCAAAATAATATATACCGCCTGCTGCTGCAATAATTATAATTATTAAAATTATTATAGCACTAATTTTACTTAACGCCAAATGTTTTTTAGCATACATTTTCATCGACTTGATTTCTATAATGCATTAATTAAAATTTTACGCAACCTTATGCAATGCATGTCATCTCCTTGGATGTTTTATAGTCTATGGAGAATAATATTTAAATTTTACACAATATATATGTACTATGCTTCATTTATTAAATAACTTTAATGATATTGAAAAAATGGTAAATCTTGTAGTTTAGTTAGAATAGTACATAGTATTATAGAAATATATTAGATACCCGTCGGCCACGCTAAGTATAACGCCCTTTACGTATGGCTGAATTAAGTAATAAGAGCAAGTAACCGGCAACCATATATATGGTGCACAGTCGTAAATTATACTATACGCCTTTGCTACCATTTTCTCTTGAAGTGTTGTATTAGTAATGAAGGGTAGAGTATTATACATTGATTGTAAATCAGAATTGTTGAACCAAGCGAAGTTGCCCGAAGGACCACCGAACGCTATATCAGTTAACGGCATCATTTGCTGAAATATTGGATCTGGCCAGTCTGGAGTCCAACCTATCGCAACCATATTAGGAGTCGATTGAGGTGAAGTGTATGAGGATATAACTGAAAATAGAACATATTGAACAGAAACTGAAATTCCTATTTTAGCTAGATCTTCCGTTATTATCTGAAATTCTTCCTGTTCTACTTGTGTAACTGGCGCTAAGGCAATGATTTCTAATGTAGGTAATTGAATTCCGTTAGAATCACCTATTACACTGCCATTAGGCAATACTACATAGAAATGTCCCTCGTAGCCAGCCTCGTTCAGATAATGTATAGCCATGGACAAATTATAAGAGTATACAGATAAATTATTGGGATTATAAAGTTTACCATATTGAGGAGATATAGGCCCTAAAAATTCTGATGCCAATTCCTTACCATTATAGGAGAACAGCGAGAGCAATTGTGAGTAATTAATTGCATGCTCTATTGCCAACCTAAAGTCTGTAATATTAGTTGGGAACTTCTGAGTATTCATGGCAATAAATTGAACTCCAGGTAAAATACCTAGACTATAGAAAACTTGACTTTCATTAATCTTAGAGTAAGGATATTGATTAAGCACTTGACCTAAATAAGGTATTGAAACGTAGGATATTTGTGCTTTATTTTCTAAGAAATCTTCTACTCTATCATTGTGTGTTACTCCATAGTATATTTCTATAACCTTAATATGTGGTGATTCCGCTATTATCGGAACGTTCTTACCAGTTGCCCAATAATTAGGATTAGCAACTAATACAACACAATTAAATGACGGACCTACATATTCTATCTCGTAAGGGCCAGTACCCGGCATACCATGAGCATTTATGTAACAATTTGCTTCATTAGGTTGAACACCGCCATGTTCATCAATGTAAACTGGATCAACTATTGCGCCCCATGAATTTGCCATATCTAGCAAAAAGTATTTATACGGATGAAGTAGGTTAATTTCTACTTCATATGGTCCTTTTACTACTACTGCTTGGTTTGGATAACTCATTATCTTCTGTATTGTAGCATTGTTAGCGTTAAAATGAGAAAGTATGTAAGCTAATACGTGAGCGGTTAAATTATAATTTCCTACAGTGTGTAATCCCGTTGCGTTCTCTATTGCGTAACATACTCCCCAAGGTATTGCGTAACCGCTAACTGAATAAATGGTTTGATTAAACAAAATACAAATATAATCTGCTACTCCTGGAGGTTGACCCATTAATATAGTCCTATAGAGAGAGAACCAAACGGTTGAAGCATTAACTTGAACGCCATCAGCAAAGTGCACGCAAGGCCTCAAGTAGAAGTAGTAATTCTGATAATTTGATGATATTGTATAATTTTGAGCAATTATAGGTACTACTTGTAAGTAATTACTTCCATTAGGTTCTACGAGCTCTTGGAAAACCGCATAGAATAAGGGTTCTACTTGATCTAAAAAGTCTGTAGCAGGATCCAAGGAATCTGGAGCTACCGTTTGAGCTACATCCACAAGTACTGATGTATTAGAAGGTTTTAGAGCTATCGTAGTAGTAGTAACAGTTTTTTTAGATATTTGATTGTAAATTAATACTCCTCCTATTATAGCTATAATAACAATTAAAATTAGAACTACGGATGAGACCTTACTTAATGCTTTCATAGTCTATTCATTTTAGAAGTTTTATATAAGCTTAGTTGTTCAATGTGTTAACCAAATCTAATTAGGTAAGATAGGCAATTCCTACTTTTATCAAGGATTTATGTAGTTAAATAATATATTATAATATATTTAGGTTTATTACATTATTTTTGTAATAATCTTTATAATTCTCACTCCGTAGATAATATATGTTGTAATATGTTTTGGAACATACGAGCTCTCGCCTTTACTATTTGTAATAATTTTGATATTTACAGCTTCAATATTTTTCTGCATTAATAATTTTTCTTCTACACCTATGTATTTTAAGGTATACGATAATTATATAGAGATAAAAACAGGCAAAAATGAAGTATTAGAAGCTACAAGACTTAAGGTATGTTATGAGAATAACATGTGGAGAAATTCCAGATTAAAACCTTATTCCATAAAATTTACTGTAAACTATCCAGAAAAGAAATACGTTATGATAGGCATTACTCCAGAAGATCTCTTGAAATTATAAAAGATTTTATACAAGAATTTTGAAATAGAAATAAAAAATATTATTATAATCTAAACCTTGAAATATTTTTATATTAATCCTTCAGTCGTCCTCCTTATTATTTCTCTTATTTCCTCTTCTCCAAGACTATTTTTAATAGCTAAGTAGTGAAATGCAAGCCCTAGAGCTATGACGGGTATTAGATCTTCTGGGAACGGTATTATAGGATACATACCGAAACTGCCGAAATAGGATAAAACTAGACTGGCTAAGATTAAGAAAAGCATTAATCCTCCAGCCTTAGCCTCACCGCTGTTCCCATATTTATATGCCACAATAAAATCAAATAATGATACTGCAGAGAGTGTTGCGATGTAAATTACAAATCCTAGGTTATTTGTTGTACTTAAACCTGAAGTAAGGATATAAAATAAGGCAGTGCCTATCACTATTCCAAAGATATTAACCGCAAGGGAAGGTATTAAAATGCTCTTCTTAACGTTCCAGAACTTTCTAGTATAATAACCTATAAATATTGGAATTCCAGAAAATATTATCGTTACTACTTCAAACAATGTAATAAATCCAGACCAGTACACTATCAGCAAGGCTGAGATTGTGGATAAAGGTGCTATAACCTTACTAAAAGGTACTTTAAATTGCCTATTTACATCTGGGGCCTTCTTCCTTAATACCTCTAAGCTTACGCCTCCCATGATATAAGAGAACACAGCAGCTGAGGACACTATTCCTACTAACGCTATCCACGCCGGGAAAGGTAATAGGAATATAGACCCTAAAACTGTAACAGTTATTAAAGACACTACGGGCACTCTAGTTTTTCCCAATTTTAAGAATATTTCTGGAAAGTATCCATTGGACGCTAAGCCATACAGCACTCTCGTACCGCTACCCATGCCTACTAACGTTGTCCCGGAAGGAGATACTACCGCATCAATTAACAACAGTATTGCAAATGAAATGAATATTAGCCTTACTAGTCCGCTCACGCCTGCAGTGCTAAAAATTTCGTAGAAAGGCCCGGAGGATAATATAGAATTTTGAATTCCTCCCCAGTCTCCTACTTTTACGTTTATTGCACTCCAGTTTATTGCCCCTATAAATGCAACTTGAAGTAAGGTATATAAGACGATTGAAATTAATACTGCACCGACTACCGCAAACGGAATATCTTTTTTAGGATTTTTAGCTTCGCTACCGTACTCTATTGCCTGCCTAAATCCTGTATATGCAAATAAAATTCCGGTGGCGGGGATTGAATATAATACTGCAGCCATTCCATAGTAAGAAGTAGCTAAATTTGAAGGAGATGGAAATAGCCCACCGCCTGCAGTAAAGTTAGAAGGGTTATAATAGAAGGACAGTAGCAGAATTACGGCTACTGAGGGAATTATTAACTTCCACCAACCTACTCCGTGGGCTACTTTACCTAATATACTGACTCCTAGGTAATTTATTATAAAGAATAGAAATATTAATCCGTATGCCAATAAAATTCCATAAGTAGTTAAATAGCCATTAACTGTAAGCTGGGGAAATAGGCTTGAAAGATAGGTAACTACAGCGGTAGCTTCTATTGCAGGTACAGTGGCTCCTGCTGCGAAGTAACTCCAAGATATTATATAACCTAAAAGGCCGCCGTGAGTATAATGAGGATACCTTATTACGCCTCCCGATTTTGGTATTATTGAAGCTATTTCGGAATATGTTAACGCTATTGGAAGTAGCATTAAACCGCCTATTATCCAGGCTATTATCGCTGAACCCCCAGTATATGCTGCAGTATAGAGCGATGCGAATAACCAACCTGAGCCAATCACTCCTTGAAGTGAAAGGAACAGTAACTCAAGTTTATTTAGTGATTTTCTCATTTGAATATCTGTTACTGCTCCTAAATCTGGAACGGAAACTGCTTTTTTA from Acidianus ambivalens harbors:
- a CDS encoding APC family permease; this translates as MSLKRDKKAVSVPDLGAVTDIQMRKSLNKLELLFLSLQGVIGSGWLFASLYTAAYTGGSAIIAWIIGGLMLLPIALTYSEIASIIPKSGGVIRYPHYTHGGLLGYIISWSYFAAGATVPAIEATAVVTYLSSLFPQLTVNGYLTTYGILLAYGLIFLFFIINYLGVSILGKVAHGVGWWKLIIPSVAVILLLSFYYNPSNFTAGGGLFPSPSNLATSYYGMAAVLYSIPATGILFAYTGFRQAIEYGSEAKNPKKDIPFAVVGAVLISIVLYTLLQVAFIGAINWSAINVKVGDWGGIQNSILSSGPFYEIFSTAGVSGLVRLIFISFAILLLIDAVVSPSGTTLVGMGSGTRVLYGLASNGYFPEIFLKLGKTRVPVVSLITVTVLGSIFLLPFPAWIALVGIVSSAAVFSYIMGGVSLEVLRKKAPDVNRQFKVPFSKVIAPLSTISALLIVYWSGFITLFEVVTIIFSGIPIFIGYYTRKFWNVKKSILIPSLAVNIFGIVIGTALFYILTSGLSTTNNLGFVIYIATLSAVSLFDFIVAYKYGNSGEAKAGGLMLFLILASLVLSYFGSFGMYPIIPFPEDLIPVIALGLAFHYLAIKNSLGEEEIREIIRRTTEGLI
- a CDS encoding ABC transporter substrate-binding protein, translated to MKALSKVSSVVLILIVIIAIIGGVLIYNQISKKTVTTTTIALKPSNTSVLVDVAQTVAPDSLDPATDFLDQVEPLFYAVFQELVEPNGSNYLQVVPIIAQNYTISSNYQNYYFYLRPCVHFADGVQVNASTVWFSLYRTILMGQPPGVADYICILFNQTIYSVSGYAIPWGVCYAIENATGLHTVGNYNLTAHVLAYILSHFNANNATIQKIMSYPNQAVVVKGPYEVEINLLHPYKYFLLDMANSWGAIVDPVYIDEHGGVQPNEANCYINAHGMPGTGPYEIEYVGPSFNCVVLVANPNYWATGKNVPIIAESPHIKVIEIYYGVTHNDRVEDFLENKAQISYVSIPYLGQVLNQYPYSKINESQVFYSLGILPGVQFIAMNTQKFPTNITDFRLAIEHAINYSQLLSLFSYNGKELASEFLGPISPQYGKLYNPNNLSVYSYNLSMAIHYLNEAGYEGHFYVVLPNGSVIGDSNGIQLPTLEIIALAPVTQVEQEEFQIITEDLAKIGISVSVQYVLFSVISSYTSPQSTPNMVAIGWTPDWPDPIFQQMMPLTDIAFGGPSGNFAWFNNSDLQSMYNTLPFITNTTLQEKMVAKAYSIIYDCAPYIWLPVTCSYYLIQPYVKGVILSVADGYLIYFYNTMYYSN